In Papaver somniferum cultivar HN1 chromosome 1, ASM357369v1, whole genome shotgun sequence, a genomic segment contains:
- the LOC113308775 gene encoding uncharacterized protein LOC113308775, producing MRDAKLLYPKAKRACLALVQAIQRFRHYLLSNRVVLVDKADPIKFLLSKPALIGRPAKWLLQMSEFDIACVPLKSIKGQVVAYLLAAFPGEDITMLHEEVPGEFPEISIIQEETWLLYFDGSATPSNDTGGAEYEGFLLGLSLARKAGEKHLEIRGDSKLLVNKMNGVYSLKEVTLTSFRTEAQRLLTHFSDATIIHTGRTNNRHADCPSTLASKLQFEGSEKSITVQIRSVSSTWINQVEYAPPNDWRAPIIHELSNSLTEGKISLKELKNFFLLHGALYYRNPDASLSQCLGDEEAGEQIKRIHEEVCG from the exons ATGAGGGATGCCAAACTCCTGTACCCAAAGGCTAAAAGGGCATGTCTAGCATTGGTTCAAGCAATTCAAAGATTTAgacattatctactatcaaacagAGTCGTGCTGGTGGATAAAGCCGATCCTATAAAGTTCCTACTATCAAAACCTGCATTGATCGGGAGACCAGCAAAATGGCtacttcaaatgtcagaatttgacatagcatgTGTCCCTTTAAAatcaatcaaaggacaagtggtCGCATACTTACTTGCTGCTTTCCCCGGAGAAGACATCACAATGTTGCATGAGGAAGTTCCCGGTGAGTtcccagaaatttcaatcattcaggaagaaacgtGGTTGTTATATTTTGATGGGTCTGCCACTCCAAGCAATGATACCGGTGGAGCAG aatatgaaggtTTTCTCCTAGGGCTATCTTTGGCCAGGAAAGCAGGAGAAAAACACCTAGAGATCAGAGGAGACTCAAAGTTGCTGGTCAATAAAATGAATGGCGTATATTCTCTCAAAGAAGTAACACTTACTTCATTCAGGACTGAGGCACAACGACTATTAACTCATTTTTCTGATGCAACAATTATCCATACCGGCCGCACCAACAATAGACATGCGGATTGTCCATCGACTCTAGCATCCAAACTACAATTTGAAGGGTCTGAGAAGTCTATCACTGTGCAAATACGCTCTGTATCATCCACCTGGATTAATCAAGTCGAATATGCTCCGCCAAACGATTGGCGAGCTCCCATCATCCATGAATTGAGTAATTCTCTTACGGAAGggaaaatcagcctcaaggaattgaaaaacTTTTTCCTGCTACACGGAGCAttatattatcgcaatcctgatgCATCCCTTTCACAGTGCCTTGGAGATGAGGAAGCCGGTGAACAaatcaagcgcatacatgaagaagtGTGTGGGTAA